In Paenibacillus sp. 1781tsa1, one DNA window encodes the following:
- a CDS encoding carbohydrate ABC transporter permease, whose product MGINKSRLEPIVFHTLNGILMIAIAIVTLYPFVNTLAVSFNAGNDTIRGGIYLWPRVWTDQNYRAVFAGGTIFSAFGISVARTVLGTVLSLFLTSMLAYTLSRKDYILRKPITIIVVLTMYFSAGLIPTYFLMKDLHLLNNFLVYIIPGLISAFNMIVIRTYIQTLPEGLIESAKIDGAGDFRTFISIILPLCQPVLATVALFIAVGQWNSWFDTFLYASSKQNLSTLQYELMKLLSSSMNSNSSAAVANGADLGAARNMVTPVSIRAAITIVAALPILVVYPFLQKYFVHGLQLGGVKE is encoded by the coding sequence ATGGGAATAAATAAATCTCGGCTTGAACCGATTGTCTTCCATACGTTAAATGGTATACTGATGATCGCCATCGCGATTGTTACCCTGTATCCGTTTGTGAATACACTCGCCGTATCATTCAATGCCGGTAATGACACCATCCGGGGTGGGATTTATCTGTGGCCTCGGGTATGGACAGATCAAAACTACAGAGCAGTATTTGCAGGAGGGACCATCTTCAGCGCCTTCGGTATATCTGTGGCGAGAACGGTTTTGGGGACAGTCTTAAGTCTATTCTTAACGTCCATGCTGGCTTACACACTAAGTCGAAAAGATTATATATTACGAAAGCCCATTACCATTATCGTTGTTCTTACGATGTACTTTAGCGCAGGTCTTATTCCAACTTACTTCCTAATGAAAGATTTGCATTTGTTAAACAACTTTCTGGTGTACATTATTCCTGGGCTGATCAGTGCCTTTAATATGATTGTTATTCGTACCTATATCCAGACACTACCCGAGGGACTAATCGAATCGGCCAAGATTGATGGTGCTGGAGATTTCAGAACGTTCATATCCATTATTCTACCACTGTGCCAACCGGTACTGGCTACTGTTGCATTGTTCATTGCAGTCGGCCAATGGAATTCTTGGTTCGATACGTTTCTGTATGCTTCTTCCAAACAAAACCTGAGCACGCTGCAATATGAGTTGATGAAGCTATTATCTTCTTCGATGAATTCCAACAGCAGTGCAGCTGTTGCCAATGGAGCGGATCTTGGCGCCGCGCGCAACATGGTTACACCCGTATCTATTCGGGCAGCCATTACAATTGTAGCCGCATTGCCGATCTTGGTTGTATATCCATTTTTACAGAAGTATTTCGTTCATGGCTTGCAGCTTGGAGGGGTAAAAGAGTAA
- a CDS encoding response regulator transcription factor, with amino-acid sequence MKVLIVEDSIFVQKLLTKLIVDHIPECEIQIANNGEQGYNLFKEFQPDFITTDLLMPGLNGQEMLRMIRETDSKVKIIILSADIQKTTRDEVELLGISGFLNKPLTAEKATTMIQLIQAAYHVE; translated from the coding sequence ATGAAAGTATTAATCGTGGAAGACTCCATTTTCGTACAGAAATTGCTTACAAAGCTTATTGTTGACCATATTCCAGAATGCGAGATTCAGATTGCTAACAATGGAGAGCAAGGTTACAACCTATTTAAGGAGTTTCAACCTGATTTTATAACCACCGACCTGCTGATGCCTGGTCTGAACGGACAAGAAATGCTTCGAATGATTCGGGAAACGGATAGCAAAGTCAAAATTATTATTCTATCTGCAGATATTCAGAAGACAACTAGGGATGAAGTTGAATTGTTGGGTATTTCTGGATTTTTGAATAAACCGTTAACCGCAGAAAAGGCAACCACCATGATTCAACTCATTCAGGCGGCCTATCATGTTGAATGA
- a CDS encoding chemotaxis protein CheC, with translation MLNDLQKDLLTELVNVYVGQAANMLSEIVDKRIVLSIPEVELISISDVDPGDRRYNIFFSEGHLFRSSLQFGYEFQGKAFLMFPVEQAKVLANICLGELGESVITEDPNLMDTDLDVLKEVSNVLLNAIIGEFGNFLEIKLEYVLPDIELIYVTNSDQQILLQNEVYVLVLHTSFLLADTDVTGIIVIALSMNSISSLLAKMDALLEGDNG, from the coding sequence ATGTTGAATGATTTACAGAAGGATTTGCTAACTGAACTTGTGAACGTTTACGTGGGACAAGCGGCTAACATGTTGTCGGAGATTGTAGACAAGCGTATTGTTTTGAGTATTCCGGAGGTGGAACTAATCTCCATATCCGATGTTGACCCTGGAGATCGAAGATACAATATTTTCTTTAGTGAAGGGCATCTGTTCAGATCCTCTTTACAATTTGGATATGAATTTCAGGGAAAAGCATTTCTGATGTTTCCTGTAGAGCAGGCTAAAGTATTGGCCAACATCTGCCTTGGAGAACTGGGTGAGAGCGTTATAACGGAAGATCCGAACCTGATGGACACGGATTTGGACGTTTTGAAGGAAGTTAGCAATGTTCTTCTTAACGCCATTATTGGAGAATTCGGAAATTTCCTGGAGATCAAACTGGAATATGTCCTGCCTGATATTGAACTGATCTATGTCACCAATTCCGATCAACAAATATTGCTTCAGAATGAAGTCTATGTCCTGGTTTTACATACCTCGTTTTTACTTGCCGATACGGATGTGACAGGGATCATTGTCATAGCATTGAGCATGAACTCCATATCAAGCCTGCTTGCCAAAATGGACGCTTTGTTGGAGGGGGATAATGGATAA
- a CDS encoding GGDEF domain-containing protein yields the protein MDNLISQALNKAHMGIMIVDRHLKVVVWNAWLERFTGKNAEEVIGLNLLEVCPRFKSNMYLNILQNALYHGQSRFCSSALHKAFILPNDGEDGQLFRQNMHVEPLYHEDRSYALIQITDMTNTNTRVYKLKNLIKELETEYAKIKISEKISKHLSLHDPLTGLPNRLAYNDRLAWAISNAQRNNSKLAIMFVDADGFKQVNDTYGHHVGDQVLLEMAKRLSESIPSADTVARLGGDEFIILSHLKDDHDAEIIAKRLEAAFSTHFKIAGNYINLSMSIGISLFPKHGQEPSELLRHADGAMYKIKKNGKNGYGIYEPENA from the coding sequence ATGGATAATCTTATTTCACAAGCTTTGAACAAAGCCCATATGGGGATCATGATCGTGGACAGACATTTGAAAGTTGTTGTGTGGAATGCCTGGTTGGAGCGCTTTACGGGCAAGAATGCGGAAGAGGTAATCGGCTTGAATCTGCTGGAGGTCTGCCCACGGTTTAAGTCGAACATGTATCTGAATATTTTGCAAAATGCGCTGTATCATGGACAAAGCAGATTTTGCTCAAGTGCTTTACATAAGGCATTCATTCTTCCTAATGACGGAGAAGACGGGCAATTATTCAGACAAAATATGCATGTTGAACCGCTCTATCATGAAGATCGCAGTTATGCGCTTATTCAGATTACTGACATGACAAACACGAACACACGTGTATATAAACTTAAAAATCTGATCAAAGAACTGGAGACGGAGTACGCCAAAATCAAAATCTCCGAAAAGATCAGCAAACATCTGTCTCTGCATGATCCACTTACGGGTCTGCCTAATCGTCTCGCTTATAATGACCGTCTTGCCTGGGCTATCAGTAATGCTCAAAGAAACAATAGTAAACTTGCGATTATGTTTGTGGATGCTGATGGGTTTAAACAAGTGAATGATACATATGGACATCATGTTGGTGATCAAGTGCTGCTGGAAATGGCGAAGCGATTAAGCGAATCGATTCCAAGTGCGGATACTGTAGCACGGCTTGGCGGGGATGAATTTATCATTTTAAGCCATCTGAAAGATGATCATGATGCTGAAATTATCGCCAAAAGATTGGAAGCTGCATTCAGTACCCATTTCAAAATTGCAGGAAACTACATCAACCTTTCGATGAGTATAGGTATCAGCCTGTTTCCCAAGCACGGACAGGAGCCTTCTGAACTACTGAGACATGCGGATGGAGCCATGTACAAGATTAAAAAGAATGGCAAGAACGGATACGGGATTTATGAACCTGAAAATGCTTAA
- a CDS encoding glycoside hydrolase N-terminal domain-containing protein yields MKTKNIWFNEPARTWEAALPIGNGTLGGMIFGKTQIERIQLNEDSLWYGGPMQRNNPQALDSLSQIRNLIFDGKIREAEELAADTLVGVPDGQRHYEPLGDFYIAMDHSEQEPNEYHRHLDLEQGKVSVNYTVDQSIYSRDYFASYPDQVLVVHLKSSVPEKLSFSTIFGRGTVLQSTHWSSSLKHPVGFQSNLDRIEKRGTNNLIIRGRSGGEEGIRFCCAIRLISEGGQIHYSSGQLSLKDGNSATILISACTDFRVPKEQLEVECLRRIEAASTKTYSELLANHVSDYQSLFKKMDIHLEDDNTDVICSELPIDQRLARLRAGKLDPELVSLYFQFGRYLLISSSRPGSLPANLQGIWNKDMLPVWDSKYTININTQMNYWPAESCNLSECHVPLFDFIERLQVRGKETARIMYGCRGFVAHHNSDIWADAAPQDVCMTSTFWTMGGAWLSLHLWDHYEYNQDVQFLQKVYATMKDAAMFILDYLVEDPSGNWVICPSSSPENRYILDNGESGSLCFGASMDNQIIRELFTRCIESTRILQEDQEFGEVLRSALTKIPETSIGKHGQIQEWSKDYDELEPGHRHISHLFALHPGTQITVQSTPDLAKAARVTLDRRLEHGGGHTGWSRAWILNMWARLEESELAHDNIVELLRSSTLPNLFCDHPPFQIDGNFGGTAGIAEMLLQSHDEVIRLLPALPAAWPTGYIHGIRARGGFELDLEWEAGRLLNTRIRSIAESSVTVSYQDQKIELTFPGPNSMIELKGYQWK; encoded by the coding sequence GTGAAGACCAAAAATATCTGGTTTAATGAACCTGCTAGAACATGGGAAGCGGCATTGCCTATCGGGAATGGAACTCTTGGAGGCATGATTTTTGGGAAAACACAGATCGAGAGAATTCAGCTTAATGAAGATAGTCTGTGGTATGGTGGTCCGATGCAGCGGAATAATCCTCAAGCCCTTGACTCTTTATCTCAGATCAGAAACCTGATTTTTGATGGCAAGATTAGGGAAGCAGAAGAACTCGCAGCGGATACTCTGGTAGGTGTACCTGACGGGCAAAGGCATTATGAGCCATTAGGGGACTTCTACATCGCTATGGATCACAGTGAACAAGAACCGAATGAATATCACAGACATCTCGATCTGGAACAAGGTAAGGTAAGCGTAAATTATACCGTAGATCAATCCATTTACAGCCGTGATTATTTTGCTAGCTACCCGGATCAAGTACTCGTGGTTCATCTCAAATCCAGCGTACCTGAAAAGTTATCTTTCTCCACTATTTTTGGCAGAGGAACTGTTCTGCAATCAACACACTGGTCCAGTAGTCTCAAACATCCTGTTGGGTTCCAATCCAATCTGGATCGGATCGAGAAGCGTGGAACGAATAACTTGATCATTCGAGGAAGGAGTGGGGGAGAAGAAGGAATTCGATTTTGTTGCGCGATCCGCCTTATATCTGAAGGGGGGCAGATTCATTATTCAAGCGGTCAGCTTTCTCTGAAGGATGGTAATTCAGCGACTATTCTAATCTCAGCTTGCACGGATTTTCGAGTACCCAAGGAACAACTTGAAGTGGAGTGCCTCCGAAGAATTGAGGCCGCTTCAACCAAGACATACAGCGAACTGCTCGCCAATCATGTCTCGGACTATCAATCTTTATTTAAAAAGATGGATATACATCTCGAAGATGATAATACAGATGTTATTTGTTCCGAACTTCCAATCGATCAACGCCTCGCACGGCTTAGAGCTGGTAAGCTTGATCCTGAACTGGTGAGTCTATACTTTCAATTTGGTCGTTATCTGCTTATCTCAAGCAGCCGTCCAGGTTCTTTACCGGCAAACCTTCAAGGGATATGGAATAAAGACATGCTTCCAGTATGGGATAGCAAATATACGATTAATATTAATACACAGATGAATTACTGGCCTGCAGAAAGCTGCAATCTGTCTGAATGTCACGTTCCATTGTTTGATTTTATAGAGCGACTGCAAGTTCGAGGAAAGGAAACTGCTAGGATCATGTATGGGTGCAGGGGATTCGTCGCCCACCATAATTCGGATATCTGGGCAGACGCCGCTCCGCAGGATGTATGCATGACATCGACGTTTTGGACCATGGGAGGAGCATGGCTTTCATTACATCTGTGGGACCATTACGAATACAATCAGGATGTTCAGTTTCTTCAAAAAGTTTACGCCACGATGAAAGATGCGGCTATGTTTATTCTGGATTATCTAGTAGAAGATCCTTCCGGAAATTGGGTGATATGTCCTTCGTCCTCACCGGAGAATCGCTATATATTAGACAATGGAGAGTCGGGGTCTTTATGTTTTGGTGCTTCAATGGATAACCAGATTATTAGAGAACTCTTCACGCGCTGCATTGAGAGCACCCGGATCTTGCAAGAAGATCAGGAATTTGGTGAAGTACTTCGTAGCGCTTTAACCAAGATACCGGAGACCTCCATTGGAAAACATGGTCAGATCCAGGAGTGGAGTAAGGACTATGATGAATTGGAACCTGGCCACAGACATATTTCCCATTTATTCGCTTTGCATCCCGGAACGCAAATTACGGTGCAATCCACACCTGATCTGGCTAAGGCAGCGCGCGTAACACTCGATCGAAGATTGGAACACGGTGGTGGACACACAGGATGGAGCAGGGCGTGGATTCTGAACATGTGGGCACGATTAGAGGAGTCGGAACTTGCACACGATAACATCGTGGAACTTCTACGTTCCTCCACGTTACCCAATCTGTTTTGTGACCATCCTCCATTTCAAATTGATGGTAACTTTGGAGGTACTGCAGGTATAGCAGAGATGCTTCTCCAGAGCCATGACGAAGTAATCCGATTGTTACCTGCTCTGCCCGCAGCCTGGCCAACAGGATATATTCATGGAATTCGGGCTCGCGGCGGATTTGAATTAGATCTGGAATGGGAAGCGGGTCGTCTGTTAAATACCAGAATTCGCTCTATTGCAGAATCATCTGTAACCGTATCCTATCAGGACCAAAAGATAGAATTAACCTTTCCAGGCCCCAATTCCATGATTGAATTAAAAGGATATCAATGGAAATAA
- a CDS encoding AraC family transcriptional regulator, which translates to MNETSEYLFDPIQNELLYLHRTTTYNMGTFYHRHNAYELYLFLRGNVNFYIENRCYHLQRGDLLVLNPEEMHRSFALDKNEYERITINLKKSYLNRLSTSTTNLSACFDYRPKGKGNIVHLEEHELQRVLQLAGELEQCLSSSDYGADILRNILITQLLLLTNLTFQNTDFVATDIMPELVRNTMDYIECNLTKQLTLEQLSEATFTNSSYISRQFKKHTGLTIRAYILSRRIELSKSYLIEGLSITEACYQSGFGDYANFIRSFTKLVGTSPGKFVKYGFHL; encoded by the coding sequence ATGAATGAGACTTCAGAATACCTGTTTGATCCAATCCAGAATGAGCTGTTGTATCTTCATCGCACCACCACGTATAATATGGGAACGTTTTATCATCGACATAATGCATATGAACTCTACTTATTTCTTCGTGGCAATGTGAATTTCTATATTGAGAACCGTTGTTACCATTTGCAACGTGGCGATCTGCTCGTTCTTAACCCGGAGGAGATGCACCGTTCCTTTGCCTTGGACAAAAACGAATATGAGAGAATTACCATAAATCTGAAAAAGTCATATCTGAACCGCTTGTCTACGTCAACCACCAACTTATCCGCATGTTTCGACTACCGTCCCAAGGGTAAGGGTAATATCGTACATCTTGAAGAGCACGAGCTTCAACGAGTGCTGCAATTAGCTGGTGAGCTTGAACAGTGTCTCTCATCAAGTGACTATGGAGCGGATATTCTGAGGAATATTTTGATTACTCAGTTACTCCTTCTAACGAATCTAACTTTTCAAAATACGGATTTTGTTGCAACGGATATTATGCCTGAACTAGTTCGAAATACGATGGATTACATTGAATGCAATCTCACCAAACAACTGACCCTCGAACAATTGTCAGAGGCTACGTTCACGAATAGCAGCTATATTAGTCGCCAATTCAAAAAACACACCGGACTCACCATTCGAGCATACATTCTTAGTCGCCGTATAGAGCTGTCGAAATCTTATTTAATTGAAGGTTTAAGTATTACAGAGGCCTGTTATCAATCCGGTTTTGGGGATTATGCCAATTTTATTCGCAGTTTTACCAAGCTGGTCGGGACTTCACCCGGTAAGTTTGTCAAATATGGATTCCATCTTTAA